Proteins from a single region of Rana temporaria chromosome 5, aRanTem1.1, whole genome shotgun sequence:
- the EXOG gene encoding nuclease EXOG, mitochondrial, with the protein MTGRLVYRLVSRRFVGGFVVGAAVSSASCLAALHLYDRRRAEPEPVKKSVLEEYGFPQSGNEVRQYVGHSLSYDQERKIPRWVIEHLTKEKTVGNADRKHCKFKPDPNIPAMFSASNEDYLKSGWSRGHMAPAGDAKYSKEAMTETFYLSNIVPQNYENNGGFWNRLEMYCRDLAERFDDVWVVSGPLTLPVQHEDGKKSVTYQVIGKDDVAVPTHLFKVILARKNQSAETLTEGAFIVPNIPISFDHQLPEFQVECEDLEKKSGLVFFPQVDKSKGVKNLCEVDTCRLIQLDEFKLYIAARRMKNAKNLQKVEKIMRELDEAKIQPDKYFIDLYEQKKKELSSNEPSVPREGRRG; encoded by the exons ATGACTGGTCGCCTGGTTTACCGGCTTGTGAGCCGCCGCTTCGTCGGAGGATTTGTAGTGGGGGCGGCGGTGAGCAGCGCTTCCTGTCTGGCCGCCCTGCATCTGTATGATCGGAGGAGAGCAGAGCCTG AACCGGTGAAAAAGTCGGTGTTAGAAGAATATGGATTCCCACAGAGCGGCAATGAAGTGAGGCAGTATGTTGGTCACTCATTATCCTATGATCAGGAAAGGAAGATCCCCCGATGGGTGATTGAACATCTTACAAAGGAGAAAACAGTTG gcAATGCAGACCGGAAACACTGTAAATTTAAACCAGATCCGAACATTCCAGCGATGTTTAGTGCCTCTAATGAGGATTATTTAAAAAGTGGTTGGTCCAGAGGTCACATGGCACCCGCTGGAGACGCCAAATATTCTAAG GAAGCAATGACTGAAACGTTCTATCTTTCCAACATAGTGCCTCAAAACTATGAAAATAATGGCGGGTTCTGGAACCG GCTTGAAATGTATTGTCGGGACCTGGCAGAGCGATTTGACGATGTTTGGGTGGTTAGCGGCCCCCTGACATTGCCGGTGCAGCATGAAGATGGCAAAAAGAGTGTCACTTATCAG GTGATCGGCAAAGATGATGTAGCAGTGCCAACACACCTATTCAAAGTGATCCTTGCACGCAAGAACCAGTCTGCCGAGACGCTGACTGAAGGAGCTTTCATTGTCCCCAACATTCCAATCAGTTTTGATCACCAGTTGCCTGAATTCCAAGTGGAATGTGAGGATCTGGAGAAAAAGTCTGGCTTAGTTTTCTTTCCCCAAGTAGACAAGTCTAAAGGCGTCAAGAACCTCTGTGAGGTGGATACCTGCAGACTTATCCAGTTGGACGAGTTCAAGTTGTACATAGCAGCTAGAAGGATGAAGAATGCAAAGAACTTGCAGAAGGTAGAGAAGATCATGAGGGAACTGGATGAGGCTAAAATACAACCGGACAAGTATTTCATAGACctttatgaacaaaaaaagaaagagttgTCTTCAAATGAGCCATCTGTCCCACGTGAAGGAAGGAGAGGATGA